In Oryza glaberrima unplaced genomic scaffold, OglaRS2 ChrUN-Ctg54, whole genome shotgun sequence, a single window of DNA contains:
- the LOC127759585 gene encoding protein SHORT INTERNODES 1 codes for MAGFPLGGGSHSRDNPAPPVPPVHPADAASFLYATRGGSFQLWQQQEQQPFYASNIIRFADDAPPAPSLAGASSSSSSRGMRSSGGGGGGGGGGISCQDCGNQAKKDCTHMRCRTCCKSRGFACATHVKSTWVPAAKRRERQQQLAALAASAAATAGGAGPSRDPTKRPRARPSAATPTTSSGDQQMVTVAERFPREVSSEAVFRCVRLGPVDQAEAEVAYQTAVSIGGHVFKGILHDVGPEALAVAGGGGASEYHFRLTGDGSSPSTAAAGEAGSGGGGNIIVSSAVVMDPYPTPGPYGAFPAGTPFFHGHPRP; via the exons ATGGCGGGGTTCCCTCTAGGCGGAGGAAGCCACAGCCGAGACAACCCGGCGCCGCCCGTCCCGCCGGTGcaccccgccgacgccgcctcgttCCTGTACGCCACGAGGGGCGGGAGCTTCCAGCTatggcagcagcaggagcagcagccgtTCTACGCCTCCAACATCATCCGCTTCGCCGATGACGCGCCCCCGGCGCCGTCGTTGGCGGgggcgtcgtcctcgtcctcgtcgcgcGGGATGcggtcgagcggcggcgggggcggtggcggcggcggcggcatcagctGCCAGGACTGCGGCAACCAGGCCAAGAAGGACTGCACCCACATGCGCTGCCGCACCTGCTGCAAGAGCCGGGGCTTCGCCTGCGCCACCCACGTCAAGTCCACCTGGGTCCCCGCCGCCAAGCGCCGCGAGCGCCAGCAGcagctcgccgcgctcgccgcctccgccgccgccaccgccggcggcgccggcccaTCTCGCGACCCCACCAAACGCCCCCGCGCGCgtccctccgccgccaccccgacGACCTCCTCAG GAGATCAGCAGATGGTGACGGTGGCGGAGAGGTTCCCGCGGGAGGTGAGCTCGGAGGCGGTGTTCCGGTGCGTGCGGCTGGGGCCGGTCGACCAGGCCGAGGCGGAGGTCGCGTACCAGACGGCCGTCAGCATCGGCGGCCACGTGTTCAAGGGCATCCTGCACGACGTCGGCCCCGAAGCCCtggcggtcgccggcggcggcggcgccagcgagTACCACTTCCGCCTCACCGGCGACGGGTCCtcgccgagcaccgccgcggccggcgaggcaggctccggcggcggcggcaacatcATCGTGTCATCGGCTGTGGTGATGGACCCGTACCCGACGCCCGGGCCCTACGGCGCGTTCCCCGCCGGCACGCCGTTCTTCCACGGCCACCCGCGGCCGTGA